The following proteins are co-located in the Camelina sativa cultivar DH55 chromosome 12, Cs, whole genome shotgun sequence genome:
- the LOC104732928 gene encoding uncharacterized protein LOC104732928, translated as MDASRTHRKMDAGAEIDVVNPVEDDSAAETGPDQDQGGGSESSSLKQGEILRTLATVEKDSQAIAESFAFINRLKTQFQSLCFELLKATGYKFQTSTVSLIRDTTSEGRTSNRKDRYEFRGTKDLGLLM; from the exons ATGGACGCATCGAGAACTCACCGGAAAATGGACGCCGGAGCTGAGATTGATGTGGTTAATCCGGTTGAGGATGATTCAGCGGCGGAAACTGGTCCGGACCAAGATCAAGGCGGTGGATCGGAGTCGTCTTCGTTGAAACAAGGGGAGATTTTGAGAACCCTTGCTACGGTGGAGAAGGATTCTCAGGCAATCGCTGAGAGCTTTGCATTTATCAATAGATTGAAAACCCAATTTCAAAGTTTATGTTTTGAGCTATTGAAG GCTACTGGATACAAATTTCAAACAAGTACTGTTTCATTGATCAG GGACACAACCTCCGAGGGAAGGACTTCAAATCGTAAAGATAGGTATGAGTTCAGAGGAACGAAGGACCTTGGATTGTTGATGTGA